The Hypanus sabinus isolate sHypSab1 chromosome 5, sHypSab1.hap1, whole genome shotgun sequence genome has a segment encoding these proteins:
- the LOC132394259 gene encoding gastrula zinc finger protein XlCGF57.1-like: protein MSFSCSDCGKGFTHSSNLRRHQRVHTGERPFTCSDCGKRFIQSNQLLQHQLVHTQERPFTCSECGKGFTKSGNLKEHRRVHTGEKPFTCSECGKGFAQSSKLKLHQRVHTGERPFTCSDCGKGFTQSGNLKLHQRVHTGEKPFTCSECGKGFTQSSELKSHQRVHTGERPFKCSDCGKRFTQSGNLKLHQRVHTGEKPFTCSECGKGFARSSELKLHQRVHAGERPFTCSECGKGFIQSSHLLQHQLVHIGERPFTCSDCGKGFIHLSSLQSHQRIHTGEKLFTCSECGKGFTWSSRLKEHQLVHNGEKPFTCSECGKGFTKSGNLKEHQRVHTGEKPFTCSECGKGFARSSELKLHQRVHTGEKLFICSECGKGFARSSELKLHQRVHTGENIVHLLRLWEGIHSIVQPTETSASSHWGEAVPLL from the coding sequence ATGTcgttcagctgctcagactgtgggaagggattcactcactcttccaacctacggagacaccagcgagttcacactggggagaggccattcacctgctcagactgtgggaagcgattcattcAGTCAAATCAGCTGCTACAACATCAGTTAGTTCACACTCAGGAGAGgccattcacatgctctgaatgtgggaaaggattcaccaaGTCAGGTAATCTGAAGGAACATCggcgagtccacactggggagaagccgttcacttgctctgaatgtgggaagggatttgctcagtcatctaaactgaagttacatcagcgagttcacactggggagaggccattcacctgctcagactgtgggaaaggctTTACCCAGTCAGGTAATCTGAAgttacaccagcgagttcacactggggagaagccgttcacttgctctgaatgtgggaaaggattcacccaGTCATCTGAACTCAagtcacatcagcgagttcacactggggagaggccattcaaatgctcagactgtgggaaaagatttACCCAGTCAGGTAATCTGAAgttacaccagcgagttcacactggggagaagccgttcacttgctctgaatgtgggaagggatttgctcgGTCATCCGAACTTaagttacatcagcgagttcatgctggggagaggccgttcacctgctctgaatgtgggaaaggatttatcCAGTCAAGCCACCTGCTACAACATCAGTTAGTTCACAttggggagagaccattcacctgctcagactgtgggaagggattcattcattTGTCCAgtctacagagtcaccagcgaattcacactggggagaagctgttcacttgctctgaatgtgggaaaggattcacttggtCGTCTCGCCTGAAGGAGCATCAGttagttcacaatggggagaagccattcacatgctctgaatgtgggaaaggattcaccaaGTCAGGTAATttgaaggaacatcagcgagttcacactggggagaagccgttcacttgctctgaatgtgggaagggatttgctcgatcatctgaactgaagttacatcagcgagttcacactggggagaagctgttcatttgctctgaatgtgggaagggatttgctcgGTCATCCGAACTTaagttacatcagcgagtccacactggggagaatatcgttcacctgctcagactatgggaagggattcactcaattgtccaacctacagagacatcagcgagttcacactggggagaagctgttccacTGCTTTGa